A single window of Cryptococcus neoformans var. neoformans JEC21 chromosome 3 sequence DNA harbors:
- a CDS encoding serine/threonine kinase, putative, whose protein sequence is MSLFRDLPSRNLNILSSPPDTATTASSMARTSSSSSRNDLFTTSWQPEIPPPRPLTHDIPSTTATDGREEEPTTDPLHLLSSAKISSNGVHANTMPLPMKRRDFSRYDANHTTRHSVTSSPAESGRNSPMLVDEFGVPKRGHVPSSVTAPTHQRPHSQTTNPNARQGSPRTSSFFDVVLSTDLPAPPPAPPRATPTLHSMHASSGNNSPNNLSRSTSLRRAPPPPLLPLSRTGSNNYNINGGGGSDRQRSWESYTSSIPSSPSASASYATAEEDPLSPLHQSPQLPPSRAGQADWIPPLPPAADDIELRLVPNSTYLLGEGRYAKVYLAAYKRTKKLKVRGKEELLGRIPPFGHSSFTPAPVRGEDKAGAEEKKEVNEDGDGLVGGDWKLCAVKRLAPDRESQTMGLREAFFLNRLMATSSLSGDGRPVDFPKSGRTRAVSPLRDSFGQTPRQTMKHASRRRSRNGSVYITKLIAVKEDVEGLPHSAHVRSTSDAIKSQKTKASNGTLTRQRSSTMLPPHSPTTAPVNRVAAKVSVGCSQPDITKISSFPSFPSLAQAIRQEYAAPSLSRLVLVLEHAPLGTLDRLLRTSPQLVGKKLWGRWAREGVEALEWVHGKGVVHADIKPGNLLLTTDLHIRLSDFGSSLLIHPFHPPTDGLGLGTLPFSPPELVDPSVTFSFPVDIFALGATLYQCITGREPFRGLRSIEMMHHVKKGGLWAYEEEERLSRVGEPHREGIQAGTPYPSAWRDNYSGSTSHILAAGAGVRRAGSLRVPPTHSTYAEEPLPPGRPRLKRMTSAESVRANDDAGKSESPAGVKLWAKWVKDGAGVDPVTALLSDADFPADASKAGVSLFRRDSQNLGRSASIRSVIPDMTSARVSPPADAAPSTPPSHHPPLTLTVHSPPSSAPSHSSPPPSPPQSLLQRGIYESYSDGSPAMLFLDGTERVSEDVRDVLRGMLEPDQWIRYGANEVRERWDELGVGIEEDIEPEEAGQGQGEGADERE, encoded by the exons ATGTCGCTCTTCCGCGACCTGCCCTCTCGCAACCtcaacatcctctcctcgccGCCAGATACAGCAACAACCGCCTCTTCGATGGCAAGAACATCCTCCAGTTCTTCGAGGAACGACCTTTTCACCACTTCATGGCAGCCAGAAATCCCTCCGCCACGTCCGCTTACCCACGATATCCCGAGCACTACTGCAACAGATGGGCGTGAAGAAGAACCTACGACAGACCCTTTGCATTTGCTCTCGTCCGCGAAAATTAGCAGTAATGGCGTGCATGCGAACACAATGCCTTTACCGATGAAGCGACGCGACTTTTCTCGTTATGACGCTAATCATACCACTCGTCACTCGGTTACTTCAAGTCCTGCCGAAAGTGGACGAAACAGCCCCATGCTTGTGGATGAATTTGGCGTGCCCAAACGGGGACACGTTCCGTCGTCCGTCACAGCACCAACACACCAACGCCCCCACTCACAAACCACGAACCCAAACGCGCGCCAAGGCTCACCCCgcacatcctccttcttcgatGTCGTCCTCTCTACCGATTTGCCGGCCCCACCACCCGCGCCCCCACGCGCGACACCCACACTCCATTCGATGCATGCGAGCAGTGGGAATAACTCGCCCAATAACCTTTCTCGATCAACAAGTCTTCGTCGAgcaccacctccaccactttTGCCCCTCTCGCGTACAGGGTCGAACAATTATAATATtaatggtggtggcggtAGCGATCGCCAAAGGTCGTGGGAATCTTACACTTCCtctatcccttcttcaccttccgCTTCGGCATCGTACGCCACcgcggaagaagatcctTTATCTCCTCTACATCAATCGCCACAGCTACCTCCTTCGCGCGCAGGACAAGCAGATTGGATCCCGCCTTTACCCCCAGCAGCAGACGACATCGAACTGCGGCTCGTGCCTAATTCGACGTATTTgttgggagaagggaggtATGCAAAGGTTTATCTGGCAGCGTATAAGCGGACGAAAAAGTTGAAAGTGAGGGGTAAAGAAGAGTTACTAGGTCGGATCCCGCCTTTTGGGCATTCTTCTTTTACACCTGCCCCGgtcagaggagaagataaAGCTGGagcggaagagaagaaggaggtcaatgaagacggagatggGCTTGTAGGTGGAGACTGGAAATTATGCGCCGTCAAGCGCTTGGCGCCCGATAGAGAATCACAGACCATGGGTTTGCGAGaggccttcttcttgaatCGATTGATGGCGACATCATCCCTCAGTGGAGACGGCCGACCTGTAGACTTTCCCAAGTCGGGAAGAACGAGAGCAGTCTCCCCTTTGAGGGACAGTTTCGGTCAGACACCTCGCCAAACAATGAAACATGCATCCAGACGCAGGTCACGTAACGGGAGTGTCTACATTACCAAACTCATCGCCGtaaaagaagatgtggaggGATTACCACACTCTGCCCATGTCCGCTCGACGTCCGACGCGATCAAGAGTCAAAAGACAAAAGCAAGTAATGGTACACTTACTCGTCAGCGAAGCTCGACCATGCTGCCCCCACACTCACCAACGACCGCGCCAGTCAACCGTGTTGCCGCCAAAGTCTCTGTCGGGTGCTCCCAACCCGACATCACCAAAatttcatcctttccttcgtTCCCTTCACTTGCCCAGGCTATCCGGCAAGAATACGCTGCGCCGAGTTTATCGCGCCTCGTGTTAGTGCTTGAGCATGCGCCATTGGGCACGCTGGACAGGCTGTTGCGGACAAGTCCACAGTTGGTTGGCAAGAAACTGTGGGGGCGATGGGCCAGGGAAGGGGTGGAAGCGCTGGAGTGGGTGCATGGGAAAGGAGTTGTACATGCTGATATTAAGCCGGGTAACTTGCTC CTCACCACCGACCTCCACATCCGTCTCTCAGACTTTGGCTCGTCACTCCTCATTCATCCATTTCATCCACCTACAGATGGTCTCGGCCTAGGTACTCTGCCATTCTCACCTCCCGAACTCGTAGACCCATCAGTcacattctccttcccagTCGACATCTTTGCCCTTGGTGCCACTCTTTACCAATGCATCACAGGGCGTGAGCCGTTCAGGGGCCTGAGGTCAATCGAGATGATGCACCATGTCAAAAAGGGTGGTTTATGGGCgtatgaagaggaagagcgtCTGAGCAGGGTAGGCGAACCTCATCGTGAAGGCATCCAAGCTGGAACACCTTATCCTTCGGCATGGCGAGATAATTACTCTGGCTCAACATCTCATATTCTTGCCGCTGGTGCCGGCGTTCGCCGTGCTGGATCTCTCCGTGTACCGCCCACGCACTCGACCTATGCGGAAGAACCTCTGCCGCCAGGTCGACCGAGGCTGAAGAGAATGACATCTGCAGAGTCGGTGCGTGCCAATGACGATGCGGGGAAATCCGAGTCACCGGCGGGCGTGAAACTGTGGGCGAAATGGGTCAAAGACGGTGCCGGTGTTGATCCTGTGACGGCTTTGCTGTCGGATGCAGATTTCCCGGCCGATGCATCCAAGGCGGGAGTGAGTCTCTTCAGAAGGGACAGTCAGAATTTGGGAAGGAGTGCGTCCATCAGAAGCGTTATCCCCGATATGACCTCGGCAAGGGTGTCACCTCCAGCCGATGCCGCTCCTAGTACTCCTCCAAGCCACCACCCACCTCTGACGCTAACCGTCCATTCCCCTCCCTCATCCGCACCTTCTCATTCGTCACCGCCCCCATCGCCGCCTCAGTCACTCTTACAGAGAGGTATTTACGAATCGTACTCTGACGGTTCGCCTGCCATGTTGTTTTTGGATGGTACAGAGAGAGTGTCAGAGGACGTGCGAGATGTGCTGAGGGGCATGTTGGAACCTGACCAGTGGATAAGATACGGAGCGAACGAAGTTCgagagagatgggatgAGCTAGGAGTAGGGATCGAGGAGGACATTGAGCCTGAAGAGGCTGGACAAGGCCAGGGGGAAGGTGCAGATGAGCGAGAGTAG